Part of the Cohnella candidum genome, ATCGCGTCCATAGCCAGTCGTTTTCGGAACACCGTAATTTTGCTGACAATGGAAACGAAAAGTACTAATTGCAGGGGGATAAACAATCCGGCTTTGCTGCTGCCGAAAGCGTATGCGTAGCCGGCGATCAAAGTGGTCAGCAGCATGAACAGCAGATACAGGTCTTCCCGTGTATGTTTCGCGCGATAGATTTTCAATAGCAAATAACCCATGAAAACCAAGCCGAGAGCTATGCTGGAGTTAAAAGGGATATCATGGACGGTCAACAGCTTGACGGAAGGGGAAGTATCGTAATACCAAAACTGCTCAGACGCCACCCCCAAGAAGTTGTAGCTGAACCAGTTCCAGAAATGGCCGAGCGTAAGGACATTCGCCATGATAAAGCATCCGGCCAACCCGCCGGCGATAAATACAATCGGATGAAGCAGTGACTTCCAGTTCCATCTGACCTTCAGGGCACAATACAGAATGAAACCCGCCAAAAAAGCGCTTAGACCATAATCGTTAGACCATGGAATACACCCGCCGAGCATCGCGCCCCTCAAAACGGAAATCCAAACGGGGTGCTTGATTTTGCCTCGAATAGCATCCGCCCACCCTTTAACAGGCGGTCTTTGCGCCAAGAAGGCGACAAACACGACAAGGAAAGGGAGGAATGCCCGGACCATCCGATCGGAGTTGCCCGGCACGATATAGGCAAGGAAGGAGAACGCAGGGAAGTACGGAAGCATGCCACAGCCCATCATCAGGAAAAGAACCGTTAAAATGAGGCTGGTTCGCGGACTTCTGCGGTTCGATCGGCTCACCACATAAATGGAGATCAGCAACATGAAACTTGTCAGAAAATTCGTCGCGAACAGACTGGCCGTGAAGTTTCCGCCCAGCAAAAGGAGCAACCCCGCATTGCTATAGAGAGGCCCAAGCCCTAAGTAATAATCGAAGTCTTTAAAAGGAATTTGCCCGGCGAACAGCCTGCGGTATCCGTTGAAGTTCTGGAAATCCCCGTCGATCGGGAAAAAGTCCGAGTAGATGATCCGGAAAAGCCCGATATGCAAACAAATTAATAAAGCTAGGACGACATATATAACGATAAGAGCTATGCGTACTTTGCGATTCTCCTCGAGCTTCGCGAAAAAGGAGAACATTTGATTTTTCGATAACCGTGTTTTCAACCTTTAACCCCCGATTATTTCACCAGCTTATAGAAAGCGATGTTGTTCAATTGAATCTGGCGTCCTTCAAACCGGTCTATATCAAGCCGAAGTCCTGTGATATGCCGGCTGAGCAGCCAGGAGGGAGATGACCCCAGCGGAATCAGGACTTTGCCGTCGTTTGCACGGAAGACGACTGACCGATCTTCTCTGAAGGATTCGCCATCCAAGCTCCAGTAAAGCTGGCCGACGAAGGTCCCTTTCGTCTCTGCCCCGAAGTCGATGGCCACGAAATCATTGTCCGATCCTGTCAGCGCCTTCGGGAAACTCCAGACCCAGTAAGGATCGTCACCGACAATCCGGTAGGTTGCGGGAGCCGCTTCCTCCACGGAATGAATTTGTGGAACGGGAAAATCGATGGGCCGGGTTTGTAGCCGCTCCTGTAAAGTCGGGAAATTGCGCCCCCAAGCGACTCCAATGCTCTGGATGTCTTTAAGGTAAAACAGCTTGTTCATCCCCAGTAGATTGTATGCCTCGGCGAACGCCTCAGAATCGGAGGTCTTCCCTTTTACGATCGCGTTTAAAGCAATATTCCGGAATGTAAAGGTCCCAAACGTACTTTCGGTGATTACCAATCCTACTTTCATTGATGCCGTTATTGGCGGAACCGAAAAAGTGTCCATGAAGTGGGTGCCGCTGCTTAAATACGAGGAAGTATAGTTGCCGATTTGCCGTTGGTCGCGATCCAGAAAATCGACATTCACATAGGAGATTCCGTCTCCGCCGGTCACTTGGAAATCCGGATCGGCTTGGATCAGAAATTCCGTTGCACCGTGAATCGGAACGGTTACGACTTCATGGTGCCAACCCGTTTCGTTTTTATTGACAACCAGGGTATGAGGAGCCGAGATCACCGATCGCCCTGCTTCCTGCTGCTTGCTCCAAGTTGGACTTGCTGGAATTTCATTCACCTGAGAGAGGCTTTTATCGAACACTTCGCGATAGCGGTCCGGGCTGAGCAGAAAATCAAGCCCATTTACAGAATCATATCGGTAACCCTGCTCCAGAAGCCAGCGATAGATGCGGTAAGATCGGAGCGACGAGGGACCCCCGTCGTGCCGAATGCTGGGTCCCGCCCATACGACCGCCGGTTTTTCCGCTTCCAGTTTGGAAATGACTTTCGACTGAATTCGCTCGTTTGCGGCCAGGAAATCCGCCGAGTACAGTGCAGGGACTCTTTTATTCGCAACGTAGTAATACAAGGATCGGTCGGTAAGGTCATAATAGGTTTCTCCTTGGCGGAGCAATCCGTTCAGCGTCGAATGAAAATTCAGGATATCCTCCAACTTTGCGTTCTCCATGTAGGAATGCCCCAACATCGGCAACCCCACTTTTTCACCTTCTACGTATTTCGCCTCATTGGGAACATAAATATTCTCAATGGCTTTCGCCTGAATGTACGGAACCGGCTGATAGACGAAAACATATTTCATGCCTAGGAGAAGGCCCGCCATTATGACCCAGAGCCTATTGGATTTGGATTTCAAGAGGAGGGCGAACGCGACGGGGAGAACTGCTCCGAAGAACATCAACGTAATCGTTCCGGGGCGATTGATCGATGCCGGATCGATCCTCCCCATGCTATAAGGCATGACGGTGATCACCAGCAATCCAGCCGAGATCGCCATCACCAAGGTAGGAGTCAATCGCCATTTGGTGCCCTGGTTTCTGATTTCCCTCATTCCGATATACCAGAATAGAATAAAACTGAGCAACAATCCTCCGATTCGGAAGGTTTCCCATAATAGCTTGTTGAGCAAAGCTGAACTGAACAAATGCGGGAAATAATCAGGAACCACTTTATCTCGGATGAACGTTATTCCGTATGCCGTCGTATTTAGTGAACCGTTATCGATCAAGAATCCGACCAAACCCAGAAACGGTTTGAATAGCACGACCGCGGCCGCCGCATTCAAGATAAGGATTCCGGCGAATGGAACTCTGTGGCGATTCCAATAAAAGGACGGCCATTTCTCCTTAATCGTTTTGATAACCATGACCACGGCAAAGGGAAAAGACGCCAGAGAGGTTGCCATGCCGACGGAAGGATTGAAAAAACTATGTACGGCGCTCAGGACCAACCAAAGTTGCAGCCAGATCATCGGTCTGGACAGCAATTTTTTGTTCGCCAGCACCAGCAGCACGATCGGCACGAAATAAATGCGGTCCGTATTCGGCAATATGAACGTAGAAATCAATAGTGCCCACATGTTTCCCACGGTCCGTGAAAGCAAAAAAGCGGTAACCGCCACGAATAGAGCAGTAAACACAGCGTACGACTGCGTAACCGTCTCCATCGTGCCGTTCAGCAGGAAGTCGTTGATCGCGCCATATAACATGCCGCCGATTCCCTGGACGGAAACGAAGTCCGTATACATCTGCTGATGAAATCCGAAGATCTGCTGCCAAGCGATCATGATTTCCCCCAGATGAAAATCATCGCTTGCGAAGGCCGTGTATTGGGGAATCCGAAACGCGATGAAAACCGCAATGGGAATCAACGCGGGAGTCATCACCAAGTCCTGAATCCCGGCCAGATCCCGATTCGCATTCCGAACCCAGAGGAACGCATGGGATAAGAAAAGCAGAACGATCGCGATCCCCACGAAGATCGATAAACGCGCAGAGTACCCATTGGAGTGGATATTGTTTTGATAGAAGTAGGTTTGATTAATGAATACCAGCAGGAGAAGCGGGGTTGCGCACTGGGAAAGCATGAGGATACGGCGAATAGTAATCGTAGGCCATTTTCGGAATGCGATCGCCGAGAAGGCGAAGGATATCAACGTCAATCCCGTGATTGCTTTGGCCGCAAACGCCTTGTGGCCGATCATCCATTCCGGGGCCAGCCACTTCAGTAAAGCCGTAGCCGCAATCATCGAGAAATAGGCGAATACGGGGAAAATCACGACCGAAGAAAAGCGGAGCAGCGCTTTTTCGCGATCTTGATCGCTGATGTAGAAATAACTCGCGGCAGCCATGCACCCGTACAACATTAGTTCAACGTGGGGCAAACTTCCGCGAAGCATGGTGGTCCCAGCCAGAAAGCTGAAGAAACCCAACATGACCGATTGAATGGAGTGCTTGGCTTCGGAGCCCTCCATGTTTTCCAAAAAGCGTATTCCGTTTGTTTTTTTGAGAACAACCACGCCGATTAAATAAAAAACGATGAACGACACTAAAAATGCCGCCATAAAATAATAGTCGAAGGTTTTATAGAAGTCGTTCCAAGTCGTGCTCCCGACGATTAAATCGGGGTACCCCTGCTTCCCGTTTTTCAGCAGAGGAGTTAGAAGCAGGGTGAAACACGCGCTCAGAACCGAACTCAATATCGCATTCGTAGCAATATTTTTTTGGGAAGCGAACCAGCTCTGAATCTTCTCGATCATTGTTTTGCTCCCTCGCGCAATTTCCAATTTTTAAGAATGAAGTTTAGGGTACGCAAAAATCCATGTTTATAGAATCGGTACTTCCGAATGATCCGAACTCTTTGCCAAAACCGGAATCGAGGCAGCCTCGAGAAAACATCCGTTTGTTCCTTGTCAATCTCGCTTAGCCATTGGCCATATGTGTCGTAAAAACACAGCGCCTGTCGTGCGAAAGGAGTTAACGACAACGGTTCGAACAATTTCGCCCATAGCGTTCTCAAGGTAAACCCTTTGGCGCCGATGGTGTTCGACCCATGCTGCCTGTAAAGGATGGTGCTTTTGCCCAAATAGCCGATACGCCCCAAACCGCAGGCGGCCAAAGCAATCCACCAATCATGCATGATGCAAGTCTGAGGAATCGGCCGAACGATTTCCGCTAAAGGCCTGTTTAACATCATGGTACAGCCGGTCACGACATTCTGAACGAGAAGCCGGTTCAACTCGATCCGATCGGGATTCAGCTTCTGGTACCTCCAAAAAGAATCGGAGATGATTTCACCCGTTTCATTGCAAACTGATAGATCCGTATGGATCAAAATCGGGTTTCCGGGATATCGCGTTTCCCACGCCCGCATTTCAGCCAAAGTATCCCGGATTTTGTGCGGGAGCCATATATCGTCCTGATCGGCGAACATAAAGTACAGGTGGTTGGTTTTGCTCGATGCATGGGCAAGCAGACGGTCAAAACTGCGCTTCACGCCCAGGTTGCCGGACGATTCGTCCACCCAATCAATGCGAAGCCGGTCTTGATACTCCCGGATCGTGTTTACCGAGTGGTCAGCAGAGCCGTCATCGCGAACCCATAAGACGAAGTCCTTGAACGTCTGGGCTACGAGGGAATCCAAAAAATCGCGCAGATACTTCTCTCCGTTATAAACGGAGAGCAATACCGCAACTTTCCCGGAATGTGGTTCCATGGTCCCTCCCCTGATCACTTCACGATCTGCTCGAATTGATAAAAGGCAGCAGTCCGCTTTAAACCTTCCACGAAATCCACTCGCGGTTCCCAATTCAACTCCTGTTTGGCCTTTCGGATATCCAGTATGTTTACGGGCACATCGAAGTTCCTTCCGGGGAGAAAACGGACTTCCAGCAGCTTGCCTGTCACGATTTCGATAGCCGAAACGACATCCGTCAAGCTCTTTCCTTCGCCGCTTCCGATATTAAACACTTTATGGGAGCCCGTTTCGTCCATGACTCGGACCAGCGCCGCCACGACATCCTCGATATAAACGTAATCCCGGATGACTTTGCCGTCTCCCCAGATTTCAAGTGTCTCGTTTCGGTATGCTTTGCTTAAAAAGTTCGCGATGACCCCCTGGCCGGTCCCTACCCTCTGCCTTTCGCCGAACGGATTCGAAATCCGCAAGACAGAATAATCCAAACCGTATAGCTCGTGGTACATATGCAAATATTTTTCGTTAGTAAGTTTATGGATCGCATACGAGTTCGTCGGCCACGTCGGGTGCTCTTCCGGAATCGGCACGACTGCCGGCTTGCCGTAAACGGTTCCTCCGGATGAAGCGTAAACGATTTTCTTCACCCCGGAGTTTTTGGCCAGATCGAGCAAATGCAAGGTGCCAACGACGTTCGTGGCGACATCATGGGATGGGTTATCGTTGGCAACCTTCGGTGTCGTTGAGCTGACCAGGTGGAAAATCAAGTCCTGGCCTTGAACGGTCCGGGCCATAAGATCCTGATTGTCTAAATCTCCCTGGATAAAGGCAAACCCGTTATACGCATTCATCTCCTTCAAAACCGGGTGAAATGCGCTCTTCGCAAAAACCGTCACCCGGTGCCCCTTCTCTAGCAAATCCAAACATAGGTGGGAACCGATAAATCCAGTTCCGCCTAAAACTAGGCAATTCAATGGTTCCACCTCATTTTTCAAGAATTCGGAACGATTCCTAAGTAATTCTGAAGGCTTGTCCGGTACAGTTCGACCTTTTCCCTGGAAGACGCGGTCACTTCGAATACGTCCAAAATATAATCTTGCACTGCCGTCACTTCCCGGTAATGCAGTTGTTTGTTCTCGCTGGTCGTCACGCTGTTGGAATGCCTTCGGTGCATATTCAGAGGGGCCGGGACGTAAGATATTTTGCCTTTTTGAAGCAACCACACGT contains:
- a CDS encoding glycosyltransferase family 2 protein, with protein sequence MIRGGTMEPHSGKVAVLLSVYNGEKYLRDFLDSLVAQTFKDFVLWVRDDGSADHSVNTIREYQDRLRIDWVDESSGNLGVKRSFDRLLAHASSKTNHLYFMFADQDDIWLPHKIRDTLAEMRAWETRYPGNPILIHTDLSVCNETGEIISDSFWRYQKLNPDRIELNRLLVQNVVTGCTMMLNRPLAEIVRPIPQTCIMHDWWIALAACGLGRIGYLGKSTILYRQHGSNTIGAKGFTLRTLWAKLFEPLSLTPFARQALCFYDTYGQWLSEIDKEQTDVFSRLPRFRFWQRVRIIRKYRFYKHGFLRTLNFILKNWKLREGAKQ
- a CDS encoding NAD-dependent epimerase/dehydratase family protein gives rise to the protein MEPLNCLVLGGTGFIGSHLCLDLLEKGHRVTVFAKSAFHPVLKEMNAYNGFAFIQGDLDNQDLMARTVQGQDLIFHLVSSTTPKVANDNPSHDVATNVVGTLHLLDLAKNSGVKKIVYASSGGTVYGKPAVVPIPEEHPTWPTNSYAIHKLTNEKYLHMYHELYGLDYSVLRISNPFGERQRVGTGQGVIANFLSKAYRNETLEIWGDGKVIRDYVYIEDVVAALVRVMDETGSHKVFNIGSGEGKSLTDVVSAIEIVTGKLLEVRFLPGRNFDVPVNILDIRKAKQELNWEPRVDFVEGLKRTAAFYQFEQIVK